Genomic segment of Dactylococcopsis salina PCC 8305:
ACTTGAAAGCAACCTTGGACTTTAGATAGGAATAGTTTAAAATAGGGGTAACAAAACCTGCCAAGCCTCTGATTCAAGCTCAAAACGGCAGGTTACTTAATTTTATTGATATCGTGGTGTGAATGCGCTTCAATAAACCTCCAAAGACCATTGATGAGCAAATTCAGCTATTGCAGTCACGAGGAATGCAAATTGATGATCTAGAACAAGCGCGACACTATTTGAGTCACATCAATTACTATCGTCTAGCTGGGTATTGGATACCATTTGAGAGCAACCATCAAACTCATCAGTTCAAGAGTGGTACTAATTTTGACCAAGTTATCAATTTATATGATTTTGACCGAGAGTTAAGACTGCTGGTTTTAGATGCTATTGAACGCATTGAAGTCTCTTTTCGGACACAATTTGCTTATTTTATGGCTCATAATCATGGTACTCATAGTTATTTAGAGGCAAGTCTAGCTCGTGAATACAAATATTGGAATAATAATTTAGAAAGCCTAAAAAGAGAAATTTCTCAATCAGACGAATTATTTATTCAACATTATCAAAATAAATATACCACTCCTAGCTTACCCCCCATTTGGTCGGTGTGCGAAATCATGTCTTTTGGTTTGCTGTCACGGTGGTTTAAGAATCTACGTCCGATGACAACTCGCAAAGCAATTTCAGCTAAATATCAGATAGATAATAAAGTTTTGGAAAGTATTATGCACCACTTGACCAGTGTACGAAATATATGTGCTCACCACAGTCGGTTGTGGAACCGCAAATTTACGATTACTTTAAAACTTCCCAAGAAACCCAAAAGATTAGTCAATAATTTTAATTCATCACAACCTCGTCGTCTTTATAATACTCTGGTGATATTAGCTTGGTTTTTGGGTATAGTAAGTCCCGCATCCTCTTGGGAAAAAAGACTTATTACTTTACTGGATTCATCTCCGAATAATTTGAGCAAAATGGGGTTTCCTTCTAATTATAAAAAATATCCTATTTGGACAGTGTAATTTTAAAGAAGCAATATCTTGATTATTTTTGTTCATAAACTAACTGGTGTATTTTGAGAATTTCTTGGCGACGATAGGGATTATTTAATTCTTTTTTTTGCACAATATCAACAGGACGATTAAATCTTTTTTGTAATTCGTCTTGTAAATCCATTAAATCAAATAAACTCCAACCAGGTTTCTCTTGAAAAACCACTAAAACATCAACATCACTATCTTCATTAAAATCGTCCCGTAAAACTGAACCAAATAAAGCCATTTCTTCAATTTTCCACCGTTGACAAACATCTTCAATGTCGCTGTAAGAAACATTCAGCCTCTGAGTTAAAATTAATTGTAGGTCTGTTGTTAATGAAGTCATAATCACACCCTTATCTCTAATATTCCATGATGTCGTTGTAAACTGGTAACTGATAACTGATAACTGGTTACTGAAGATGACAACTTATTTTCCCAATCAAAATCAAACAGAATCTCTACAGATTCAGTTTACACTATCTGTTTATAATATCCCTGAGTCAGTACAGAAAAAAGCAACTGCTAAAGCCAAAGAAGCATACATTATGACATTACTAGAAGCGGGAGAGATTAGTAGCGGGAAAGCAGCCACTTTATTAGGGATTCCCCGTGTTAAAGTCATTCAAAGAATGGGGGAATGGGGAATTTCTTTATTTGATGATTCCTTAGAATTGGAAGATTTAAAGCAAGAAATAGAACAAGCTAACCTCATTTTAGATCAGGATTCTCAATGATTTTTGTTTCTGACACAACACCAATCAGTGAATTAGTCAAAGTGGGCTATTTGCTAATTGATGAAAAAGCAGCCCGACGAGTTGCTAAAACACGACAGTTACCGATCATTGGGACAGTTGGAATTTTGGTTTTAGCGAAAAAAAGGGGATTAATTGAAAATGTCCAAACCATTCTAGATAAAATGATAGAAAACGGAACAAGAATTGGAAGACGTTTGTATTTGCAAGCCCTTATCTTAGCAGAAGAGGATATGTAATTAGCAGGTAAGAATGGTTTTGATGCGAAACGATATCAGGAAAAAGAAGTTATGGACGCGATAAGGAGAGTACAAGAATATGACTAATCCTCAAGAAGAAATCGAAAAAGGTGCAAAAATTCTACAACAGCATGACCAATGGCTGGCGCAAAACCTAGACCAACTTATTGAAACGTATCCTGGGAAAATTGTTGCCGTTTTAGATGGGAAAATTGTTGCCGTTGGAGACACTTATAAAGAAGTTTATGCCCCATTTCAGAATCAAAATCGGGATTGGATGCCTTTAGCCGTTCGTGTTCCCTATCCCGACGAAATCCAAGAATTACTCATTTAAACTGAATGATGAATAACGATATCGTTGATAACCGCCAAGAAAAACTCGTTGACCAAATTAATCGCATTCTCTCCACATCTGAGTCCGCTCATTTTGCGGTGGGATATTTCTTCCTCTCAGGATTTACCGCGATCGCGCCACGTCTCACTAATATTAAACAACTTCGTCTCCTCATTGGCAATACCACCAACCAAGAAACCTTAGATCAACTCGCAGAAGGCTATAAACGCTTAGAATTAGTTCAAGATACCCTAGAGGAACAAAACTACATTAAACGCAGTTTTCGCCAACACATCGCTACAGAAACCGCCGAAAATCTGCGTTCTACGGTGGAGTTGATGGATCAGACGGATGACAGGGAAACTCTCGTTAAAAACCTGATTCAAATGATCGAAGAGGGACGACTCGACGTTCGCATCTATACTAAAGGACGACTCCACGCCAAAGCCTATATCTTTGATTATGGCAAAGTTTATGACCAAAACGGAAACCCCCTCGAACGCAATGAAAACGGAATCGCGATCGCAGGATCATCTAATCTCAGTCTCTCTGGAATCTCTAACAATACTGAACTGAACGTTATAGTTCACGGGAATAACAATCATAGCGCCCTCACCGATTGGTTTAACGAACTGTGGGAGGAAGCGGAAGACTTCAACGCTAACTTAATGGCGGAAATGCAGCAATCATGGGCGATCGCGCCAACGTCTCCCTATGATATTTATATGAAAACGTTGTATATGTTAGTCCGAGACAGACTGGAGGAAGAAAGTTCTGTCACCCTTCTCTCTGAGGATGAGATTAGCAAACAACTCGCAGACTTTCAAAAAGTCGCCGTCAATCAAGCGGTTAAAATTATCAATGAATACGGCGGGTGTTTTGTTTCCGATGTAGTAGGATTAGGAAAAAGTTTCATTGGGACGGCGATCGTTAAACGCTTTGAACAAATTCAACGCACTCGTCCCCTCATTATTTGTCCGCGTCCACTGATGGAAATGTGGGAACGCTATAACGAAGTTTATCATCTCAACGCCCGTGTTTTATCAATGGGAAAACTTACCGAAAGTGAAGACGATGGCGCAAGATGGTTATTAGAGGATTTTCGGTTTAAAGATCGAGATTTTGTTCTCATTGATGAAAGTCATCATCTCCGCAATTTGGGAACACAACGTTATCGTGTTATGGAAACGTTTCTCGCGTCTGGGAAACAATGCTGTTTTTTAACCGCAACTCCTCGCAATAAAACCGCTTGGGATATTTACAACCAGATTAAACTCTTTCATCAAGATGATCAAACCGACATTCCTGTTGATCCGCCTCATCTTCAACAGTATTTTCAATTACTGGAAAAGGGCGATCGAAAACTGCCTAACCTTCTGTCTCATATCCTCATTCGTCGCACTCGCAACCATATTTTACGCTGGTATGGGTATGACGCAGCAACTCACACCCGAGTTGATTCACAAAACTTTCAGCCCTACCTACAAGGAAAACGACGCGCTTATATCCAAGTGGGAGGAAAACATCGCTTTTTCCCGAAACGAGAACTAGAGACGATCGAGTACAGCATCGAGAACACTTATCAGGGATTATATCAGCAAATTCGAGGTTATTTAGGGAAATCTCGCAAGCGTCAGAAGAAAACTCCTGTCAAAGACGAACTTTGTTACGCGCGGTATGGTTTGGGGAATTATGTGGTGAAATCGAAACAGAAACAAGACCCTTATCTCAGTTTACAAAGTGCGGGGGCTAACTTACGGGGATTGATGCGAGTTTTATTGTTTAAGCGATTTGAGTCCAGTGTTTATGCGTTTCAGAAAACGATCGAACGGTTGTTAAAAACCTATGAATATTTCGATCGCGCTTTAAATGATGGCTTTGTTCCCGCAGGAGAAGACGCACAATCTATTTTACATGGAGAAGCCAATATTGGAGAAGAAACAGACATTCTCCAAGGGTTAAAACAGGTGTCTGATAAATACAGAATAGAAGATTTCGATCGCGATCGATTACATGAACATATTCAACATGATCTTACGTTACTTCACCAGATTTTAGAGTTAGTTAAACCCATTACTCCAGATAAAGACACCAAACTACAAACACTGATTTCAAAACTCAATCAATCTCCTTTTCGAGAGGGGAAATGTCTGATTTTTACGCAATACGCAGATACCGCTCAATATCTCTATGATAATCTGAATCTAGACAATAACAGCGCGATCGAAGTAATCTACAGTAATGATAAAAATAAAGCGCGAATTGTGGGAAGATTTGCGCCAAAAGCCAATCCTGAACAAAAATGGAATCAGAAAGAAGGAGAAATTAAAACCTTAATCGCTACCGATGTTTTAGCAGAAGGCTTAAACTTACAAGATGGGAATATTATTATTAATTATGATTTACACTGGAATCCTGTTAAACTGATTCAACGGTTTGGACGCATCGATCGCATCGGAAGCGAAAATGATGTGATTTATGGGTATAACTTCCTCCCCGAAACAGGATTAGAAAAGAATCTAAAACTACGAGAAAAACTGAAACATCGCATCCAAGAAATTCACGATACCATTGGCGAAGATGCCGCAATTCTCGATCGCGCTGAACAACTCAACGAAGAAGCAATGTATGCGATTTATGAACAAGAAAGTGAACAGTTGAGTTTATTTGAAGCCACAGAAGACAGTCTTGATCTTAATGAAGCAGAAGAGATTTTACGGCGATTGAAAAAAGAGAATCCCGAAGAATTTACGCGGATTGCTAATTTACCTCATGGACTTCGATCGAGCAAGTTTTCTTTAAACAAAGGAACATACATTTTCTGTGAAGCAACCAATCCCAACCGTCCAGAATTAAAAGGATATCAGCAACTTTTTTTACTTGATGAACAAGGAGAAATTATTTCTAGAGACGTTCCCCAGATTTTAGGGAAAATTTATACGCACCCACAGGAAAAAAGTTTATCGCTTCCGAAAAACTATAACGCGATCGTTATGGGGATTAAACAACAATTTGAACAAGAACTTCAACATCGTAACGCAGAAAAAGATCATCGTCATCAACTTACACAAGGACAACGCTACATTAGTAAAGAACTCAGAGCTTATTATAAAACTATTTCTGACCCTGATCTCCAACGCAGCCTTGATATTTTAGAACAGACTTTTCGCCAACCGATAACAAATGTTTTACGACGAGAATTAAATCAAATCAAACGAGAAGGTTTAACTGATATTGCCTTATTAAACAGATTAAAACAACTTTATCATCAACACAATCTGGGAGAAGAGATGACTCCTAAAAAGTTAAGAAAACCCGAAACTTCGATCGCTACAATTATTTGTAGTGAAGCCTTCGTTTAATCAAAAGTAGGTTAGGAGATGGGGGAGACAAGGGAGATGGGGGAGATGGGGGAGATGGGGGAGATGGGGGAGATGGGGGAGATGGGGGAGATGGGGGAGATGGGGGAGATGGGGGAGATGGGGGAGATGGGGGAGATGGGGGAGATGGGGGAGATGGGGGAGATGGGGGAGATGGGGGAGATGGGGGAGATGGGGGAGATGTCAGGACAAAAATGTAGGTTGGGTGGAGGTAACGTAACCCAACACTATCCCAGTCGGTTGGGTGGAGGTAACGTAACCCAACACCATCCCAGTCGGTTGGGTGGAGGTGACGTAACCCAACACCATCCCAGCTGGTTGGGTGGAGGTAACGTAACCCAACACCATCCCAGCTGGTTGGGTGGAGGTAACGTAACCCAACACCATCCCAGTCGGTTGGGTGGAGGTAACGTAACCCAACACTATCAAGGGGGGGGAATAATACCAAGTTTAGGTATAGCTTGCTGAAGAAAACTGAAAGTCTTACCAAATAAGGATTTGAGGCGATTCAGTTCAGATAAAAATGCAAGTTCATTGATTGTTCAATCGTCACACACCTTGCATCAAAACCTTGAACTCCTACCGATCAATCAACCCTAAGGCAACTTGCCTCTTGCCTCTTGCCTCTTGCCTTTTGCCTCTTGCCTCTTGCCTCTTGCCTTTTGCCTCTTGCCTCTTGCCTCTTGCCTCTTGCCTTTTGCCTCTTGCCTCTTGCCTTTTGCCTCTTGCCTCTTGCCTCTTGCCTCTTGCCTCTTGCCTTTTGCCTCTTGCCTTTTGCCTCTTGCCTTTTGCCTCTTGCCTCTTGCCTTACTTAACCAACCAATGGACTTTTTCAGCAACCCCTAGGTAATTCCTTATAATTGGTGTTGGGTTTCGCTTCGCTACACCCAACCTACGGTTTATCTACGGTACTCTAAAAATATGGTATGCAAGTCGAGTTTAAGTTGAATAAAGCATCATATCAACTCGGAAAAGCAAAATTTTTTTTCAGGGGTTGCGCTCGATCGAGTTTCGTGATAGAGTGTTATTACATAATGGGAAGTTTTGCCAATTTTAGAAAACGCCCCGAAAAGCGAGGAAAATCGCTCTCCATATCCCCCCTACCCGTATTGACAAGCCTCGATCGAGCATAAGAATTTAAAAGATAATTTAACAGTAACCATAAGGAAAAGTAATGGTTGAAATTGAGAAGATATGGTATGCAAACAGAGTTTTAGGTTGAATAAAACATCATCTGATCGCGCCAACCTCCCTTAAGAAAATGATCCCCCCTAGCTAGGGGGGATCGCTATGGAACAGACTTTAAGAAATGAGACAACACTAGGCGATCGTTGCCATTTTCACCTCATTTTCATTGAGCATCTTCTGTAACTCTTCTGCGTCAACAGTTTCCCGATCAATTAACGCTTGTGCCAACTGATCCAGAATGTGACGGTTGGACACTAAAACATCTTTACAGCGACGATAGGCTTGTTCGACTAAATTCCGAACTTCCTCATCAATCGCCGATGCGGTTTCATCAGAGAAATCGCGATCGGAAGCAATATCCCGACCCATGAACACATTACCATTTTGACGACCTAACGCCACCGGACCGAGGCGATCGCTCATTCCCAAACTCGTTACCATTTGACGAGCGACTCGCGCCACTTGCTGTAAGTCATTGGATGCGCCAGTGGTTACTTCATTATCACCGAAGATAATCTCTTCTGCAATGCGACCGCCTAACGCCACCGCCATTTGATTTTGCAGATAAGAACGAGAATAGAGTCCCGAATCTAAACGCTCTTCACTGGGAGTAAACCAAGTTAACCCACCAGCAGCACCACGAGGAATAATGCTAATTTTCTGCACTGGGTCATAATCTGGCATTAACGCCCCAACTAAGGCGTGACCCGCCTCATGGTAGGCAACTAACGCCTTCCGTTTTTCGCTCATCACGCGGTCTTTCTTCTCTGGACCGGCGAGAACGCGATCGATCGCATCATTCACCTCATCCATAGAAATTTCTGTCAAACTGCGACGGGCGGCTAAAATTGCAGCTTCATTGAGTAAGTTTTCCAAGTCTGCGCCAGTAAAGCCAGGGGTCCGACGAGCAATCTTCTCTAAATCCACATCTTTCGCTAGGGTTTTACCACGAGCGTGGACTTGCATAATTTCCAAACGTCCTGCATAATCAGGGCGATCGACCACAATTTGCCGATCAAAGCGACCTGGACGCATCAGAGCTTGGTCTAACACATCAGGACGGTTTGTCGCCGCAATAATAATGATTCCCGTGTTACTTTCAAACCCATCCATTTCTGTGAGTAACTGGTTAAGGGTTTGTTCCCGTTCATCATTACCGCCGCCTAAACCAGCGCCGCGTTGACGACCAACGGCATCAATTTCATCAATAAAGATAATACAAGGAGCATTAGACTTCGCCTGTTCAAATAAATCACGAACACGGGAAGCACCAACCCCGACAAACATTTCTACAAACTCTGAACCAGAGATCGAGAAGAAAGGAACACCCGCTTCTCCAGCAACCGCACGAGCTAAAAGGGTTTTACCCGTTCCAGGCGGGCCCACTAACAATGCACCTTTCGGGATTTTTGCCCCTAAATCCGTGAATCGATCGGCATTTTTGAGGAAATCTACTAATTCCGTCAATTCTAATTTCGCCTGTTCAATTCCAGCCACATCATTAAACGTGACATTGGTTTGAGGTTCCATTTGCACTTTTGCTTTAGACTTACCAAAGTTCATCGCTTGAGAACCTGGACCCCCTTGAGCGCGACGGAGCAGGAAGAACAATCCAACTAACAAGAGAATGGGGAAGAAAAGGCTACTGAGAGCGCGGAATAAGAAGCCATCATCATTCTCAGGTTGAACTGAAATATCGACATTGTTTTCCGTGAGGATGTCGATCAGTTGCGGATCATTCGGTAAAGATACCTGAACTTGTTGTCCGTCTTGCGCCGTTGCGATCACTTTGGATCGATCGCTGTTGAGTCTGACACTTTCCACGTTGCCATTTTCAACGCGATTGACAAATTCGCTATAACGCCAGGTGACTTGTGTTTCTGGTTCTTGGTCTAAAAACGCAGTCGCTAGAGCAATCACTACAATTGCTAACAGTGCGTATAGCCCTGCGTTGCGCCATTTTTTATTGTTATTATTGTTATTCACGCTTAACCTCTATGTCTTCAGACTGTATGGAGTGAGACTATATTTCCTTATTTCCTTATTATGGATGGGGAATAGGAACACTTCCTTATTTTTTCCTTGCATATTAATTTATGTTAACGTTTCTGAGAAGCTATTGACAGGGGTTGACAAATTATCCGTAGCATGGGCGTAATCGCCCATTGATGTACTTATGAATTGCCAAACCTATTTCTTCCGATTACTGGCGCGTCGAGAATACAGCGCCGAAGAATTAAAAAAGAAGGGCTTAGAAAAAGGCTGGAAAGCAACCGAAATCAATGAAACCCTCGAATATTTACAGGAAATTAATGCTCAATCTGATTTACGAGTCGTAGAAGGAATGATTTTAGGCTATCTGGGGAAGTACGGAAAACCGAAAATTAGGCAAAAATGCCGAGAGAAGGGGATTGATAACGAGTTATTTGAAGAGACTTGGGAAAAACTGTCAGATCAGACAGAAACCGAGGATTTATCAGCATTGAAAGCGAAAGTGATGCGAAAATACAATCTTACTCAATTTAGTGATCTTGATCCAAAAACCAAGCGCAGAGTCGGTAATTTTCTCCAGTATCGAGGGTTTAATCCCTTTCAAGTCTTAAAACAATGGGAAAATTAAAAATAGGCTGAGATCGCGTTTGCAACCAAAGCAAGGGCGATCGTAACAATTGCGCCACCAATCCATCGTAACCAACCCAAAACCAGTTTAATTTCACTCAGATCAGATTTCATTTCACTGACATCAGTTTTGAGAGTATCAACATCCGCTTTTAGGGTACTCATGTCAGTTTTTAAGGTACTAACATCAGTTTTGAGAGTCTCGACATCAGTTTTTAAGGTACTAACATCGGTTTTGAGAGTCTCGACATCAGTTTTTAAGGTACTAACATCGGTTTTGAGAGTCTCGACATCAGTTTTTAAGGTACTAACATCAGTTTTGAGAGTCTCGACATCAGTTTTTAAGGTACTAACATCAGTTTTGAGAGTCTCGACATCAGTTTTTAAGGTACTAACATCAGTTTTGAGAGTCTCGACATCAGTTTTTAAGGTACTAACATCAGTTTTGAGAGTCTCGACATCAGTTTTTAAGGTACTAACATCAGTTTTGATTTCTTCCGTATTTGATTCTACACGACCCGTGCGCTGATCGAGTCGATCGAACTGCTCTTCCAGCTTCCCCAATTGTCGCGCATTGAAGACTAATTGCTCAATTAACTTTTCAATCAGAGCGGTATTACTTGTGGTTTCCGCCGCCATTTTCCCGTTCCCCCTTAACGTAGTTTGATCCTACCATAATCCTTGTTATCTCTTGATTTCAAAGGTTTGCTTCTTCCATCATCAAAATTCCTCTGGTTAAAATAGATGGACAAGTGTATAGTTTAGTGTAATTGGTTATAAAATTATGTCAGTATTGGCGGCGATCGCAGTTTTAGCGGTTTTAATTATCGTCCATGAGCTTGGACATTTCACCGCAGCCCGTGTTCAGGGGATTCATGTTAATCGGTTTTCCATTGGTTTCGGTCCAATTTTGTGGAAATATCAAGGGTCAGAAGTAGAATATGGAGTGCGTGCTTTTCCGTTAGGAGGATTCGTCGGTTTTCCTGATGATGATCCCGATAGCGAGATTCCCCAGGATGATCCAGACTTACTTAAAAATCGTCCCCTCGGCGATCGCGCCATTGTCATCAGTGCTGGGGTTATTGCAAACTTTATCTTTGCCTATTTCCTTCTGGTCACGCAATCCGCAGTAGTCGGAATCCCGCAACCGCAGTTTGAACCTGGAATTAAAGTTCCTGAAGTGATCAGCGAAGAAAGCTCCCCCGCACAAAAAGCAGGATTAGAAGCGGGCGACCTCATTTTAGCAGTCAACTCTGAGCCATTAGGAGAAGGTCAACCCGCAATCCAAACCTTACAAACCAAAATCCAAAATTCTGTCAATGAACCCTTAACTCTCAACGTCAAACGGGAAGAACAAACCCTCAATCTTTCTGTTATTCCCCAACCTGGAGACGACGGAAAAGGAAAAATTGGGGTCTTACTTTCTCCCAATGGGGAAGTAGTACGGAAACGTCCCGATAATCTCATTGAACCGTTTAGTCAAGGCGCTCAAGAATACCAACGGATTTTTACCCTCACCTTTCAAGGCTTAGGACAACTGGTGAGTAACTTTCAAGAATCTGCCGAACAAGTTGCCGGTCCCGTCGCTATTGTCGCAGTCGGTGCTAACATCGCCAGTTCGGATGCTAGTAGTTTATATCAATTTGCGGCTTTAATTAGCATCAATTTGGGGATTATCAACATCCTTCCTTTACCCGTTTTAGACGGCGGTCAATTGGTGTTTCTCCTTTTAGAGGGGATTCGGGGTAAACCCTTACCGACAAAAATCCAAGATGGGATTATGCAAACGGGAGTTGTGGTTTTGCTGGGTTTAGCAATTTTCTTAGTGATTCGAGATACAGCAAACTTAGCAGTGGTTCAAGACTTGTTCCAACAATGATCTCTTCTCCTCAAAAACGAGCCTTAGCACTGCTCGATCGACTCAAAGCGTTATATCCCAATGCCACTTGTACCCTCAATTATGAGACCCCTGTACAACTATTAGTGGCAACGATTCTTTCTGCCCAATGTACGGATGAACGAGTCAACAAAGTTACCCCAGACTTGTTTGCTCGTTTTCCCGATGCAGAAACCATGGCAAAAGCCAACAGAGAAGAAATCGAAACTCTCATTCGTTCCACAGGATTCTATCGCAATAAAGCGAAAAACATTCAAGGAGCGTGTGAGATGATTGTCTCTGACTTTCAGGGGAAAGTTCCAGATACAATGGAAGACCTCTTAAAATTACCTGGTGTAGCGAGGAAAACTGCAAATGTGGTACTCGCTCATGCTTATGGGGTGAATGCTGGCGTAACGGTAGATACTCACGTTAAACGCCTCTCTCATCGTCTTGGATTAACCGAACATAATGATCCCAAACGCATCGAGAAGGATTTAATGGCGCTGTTACCCCAGCCAGACTGGGAAAATTGGTCAATTCGACTAATTTATCACGGTCGCGCTGTGTGTAAAGCCAAACAACCTTTGTGTGAAGTTTGTACTTTAGCTGATCTCTGTCCATTTCCTAGATAAAAAGTAGATGAAAAGTAGGTTGGGTGGAGTTTACGAAACCCAACACCAATATTCGTTATTCGTTATTCGTTATTTGTTATTTGTTGTTTGTTATTTGTTGTTTGTTATTTGTTATTGGTTGTTGATCACTGGTCACTGTTTACTGGTCACTGATTACTGGTCACTGGTCACTGGTCACTGATTACTGGTCACTGGTCACTGGTCACTGATCACTGGTCACTGATCAATTACCTGAACCTGATATAACTGTTTCCCCAAGAAAAAAGTAAATTCGGTAGGATAGTTAAGCAGTGTTTTTAGTAAATTAATTCCCTAATGGCAAAAAAAGCAATGATTGAGCGCGAGAAAAAGCGCCAAAGATTAGTCGAGAAATACGCAGACAAACGAGCCGAATTAAAAGAGCAAATTAGAACTTCGACTTCTCCCAGAGAACGATTCCAGTTACAGCGTGAATTACAACGGCTTCCTCGCGCCAGTTCTCGCACTCGTCTCCGCAACCGTTGTCAAGTAACGGGTCGCCCTCGTGGTTATTATCGTGATTTTGGACTTTCTCGTAATGTGTTTCGGGAATGGGCGCACAATGGATATTTACCTGGTGTTGTA
This window contains:
- the nth gene encoding endonuclease III gives rise to the protein MISSPQKRALALLDRLKALYPNATCTLNYETPVQLLVATILSAQCTDERVNKVTPDLFARFPDAETMAKANREEIETLIRSTGFYRNKAKNIQGACEMIVSDFQGKVPDTMEDLLKLPGVARKTANVVLAHAYGVNAGVTVDTHVKRLSHRLGLTEHNDPKRIEKDLMALLPQPDWENWSIRLIYHGRAVCKAKQPLCEVCTLADLCPFPR
- the rseP gene encoding RIP metalloprotease RseP, coding for MSVLAAIAVLAVLIIVHELGHFTAARVQGIHVNRFSIGFGPILWKYQGSEVEYGVRAFPLGGFVGFPDDDPDSEIPQDDPDLLKNRPLGDRAIVISAGVIANFIFAYFLLVTQSAVVGIPQPQFEPGIKVPEVISEESSPAQKAGLEAGDLILAVNSEPLGEGQPAIQTLQTKIQNSVNEPLTLNVKREEQTLNLSVIPQPGDDGKGKIGVLLSPNGEVVRKRPDNLIEPFSQGAQEYQRIFTLTFQGLGQLVSNFQESAEQVAGPVAIVAVGANIASSDASSLYQFAALISINLGIINILPLPVLDGGQLVFLLLEGIRGKPLPTKIQDGIMQTGVVVLLGLAIFLVIRDTANLAVVQDLFQQ
- the rpsN gene encoding 30S ribosomal protein S14 — translated: MAKKAMIEREKKRQRLVEKYADKRAELKEQIRTSTSPRERFQLQRELQRLPRASSRTRLRNRCQVTGRPRGYYRDFGLSRNVFREWAHNGYLPGVVKSSW